Below is a window of Clostridium cagae DNA.
CGTAATAAATAATGAGCTTAATTTTAACTGAAATTTACATGCAACACAATATGTTGAGTACTGAAACAAAAGTTATCAACAACATGTTGTGGATAGTGTTGATAACTTTATAAAAACTAATAAAAAATCATTCAATAATACGTTATTGTATGATTTTTTATTTTATGGTAAAATGCTTTTTAACTCTTAAAAATCAAATGAGAAAAGGTGGTAAAATGAAAAAGAAAATAATATCTCAAACCATGCTGTTTGCATGCATTTTAGTATTTATAATAGGTTTTAAAAGTGCATTTGGAGATGAAAACATATTAATAGGAGTTACTACAGTAACTGCAATGCTTATGTTTTTAAGTAAGGATTTAACTTTGAATCCTGTAAAAAATACAGTAGAATTAATAATTTTCAATGTATCAATGGGTATAATAACTTATTTAGCATCAACAAATATGTTCTTAGCAATACCACTTAATTTTCTAAGTATGTTCTTTATAGCTTATACTTTGTGCTATAACTTAAAATCACCTAGTTATATACCATTTACTCTTCAATATGTTTTTATATTAGCATTTCCAATTTCAGCTGATCAGCTACCAAAAAGATTATTATCTTTAGCTTTTGGAGCGCTTTCTATTATGGCAATTCAATTAATTGCTAATAGAAATAGAGTTTATAAAATTGGAAATAAACTTTTAGCTAAAAGTTGTAGCAGTATGTTACAAAAAATAAGAGCTATTAGAAATGGTGAATCTTTTGAAAAAATAGATAGTGAAATAATATCCTCTATAAATGAATTTAGAAAAGTTGTTTATGATAAAAGATCAGAACATTTTTATATAACAGAAGAAAGTAGGATAAAGCTTAATATATCTTTAGCTTTAGAAAAATTAAATGTGCTTTTAAATGACATTAATAAGATAAAACATGATAGTAACTTAGAAGATTTAAGTGAAATTGAAGAAGATATAATAATATCTATAGATAATGCAAAAATATGTTTTGAAGATGAAAGTAATCTAGAAAACTTAGATAAATTATTTAATGAGTTATTAGAAAAATATAAAATTAAAGATACTACTAATCTTATTATATTAAAGATGTTAAATTCTCTGCATTTATTAAAAACTAGTTTATATGAATTGAAAGCATTAGATAAGAAAAAATATAATTTAATAAGTAAAGAAGACAAAATACCAGAACAGTTTAAAATAATGAATGTTTATAAAAAACATTTTACGTTAGATTCATTAAGGTTTTCCTATGCATTTAGATTGGGACTTGGAATTGCTATAGGTGCATTTATTTCAGATTATTTTCATTTAGCCGAGGGAAGATGGATTATATTTACTATACATTCATTAATTCAACCACATTATGAAGTATCTAAAGAAAAATTTAAGTATAGGATATTATCAACATTTGTAGGTACAGCGATAATTGCAACTCTATTTTATATTTTTAAGGATTTAACTACAAGAACTATGATTCTTATGTTAGCAGGTTATTTAAATGGATATGTAAAACAATATAAATATAGTACAATATTTGTTACTATATCTGCTATAGGTTCAGCAGCGCTTATGGGAGGAACAGCCGTTTTAAGTGTTAATAGAATATTATTCGTAATAATAGGATCTGTTATTGCATTAATTTTAAGTAAATTTGTATTACAATATAGAGGAAATGATGCTAAAAGGGATCTTATAGAAATGAACAATGAAGTTACAGCAGATTTATTAAAGAGTATGGAAGAGTTAATGGATGGAATAAGACCAAACTATAATATTATAAGAAATAATATACTTGTATCAACAATGATTGAAGAAAAATTAAGATTTAATAATATTGATGAAAATAATGAAAAACTGATGTGTTATATAGATAATCAAAGATTATTAGTTACTAACATATATGATCTATATACTTGGTTAGTAAAAGATAATATGAATAAAGATATAATTAATATTGTTAAGAATAAGGATATTAATATTAATAAAAAGATAACATCTTTAACAGAAAAATTAGACTCAATAAAAGAATTAAATTCAAAAGTAATTCTTGTTGATTATATTGAAATTTTGAATGGAGTAAATAATTTAAATAAGTTAGAATATATTTAAATTATTATATGTAAAATTAAATCTAAATATATTTACTATGTAATGTAGGAATTAGTTAATATTAATAAAAAGTACTACTTAATTTTATGAATTGAGTAGTACTTTTTACTATCTTAAACTGATAATATATAAAATTAGAATTTTATTGAAAATAAATATATATATGCTATAATTAGGAAAAGAATGTTACATAATATATAATTTTACAAAAAAAGTTATTTATGCTCTTGAAAAAAATTCTATTTAAGTATAAAGTGGATAATTAATCTTACGATAATATAAATATAAGATGATTCAGGATGAATTTAAATGTCTCAGGAAGAGGCTTGTCTTAAAAAATAACAAGATGTTATTTTACTTTAAATTTAAAATTGCTTGAATTGCAGAATGCAATGAAAGTACTCAGGAGGAGCATATAACCCTATTATATTTTAGCAGGAAGCTAAGAAAATTAGGGTATGTTTCTCCTATTTTTATTTAATACGACAAGCGTTAGGGGGACTGTGTTTAATGTTAGTTTTAGGCCGTAAACCGGGTGAATATATAGTAATAGATAATAAAATAAAGGTTGCAGTTGTAAGGACTGAAGAAGGCAATTTAAGACTTGCCATTGATGCACCAAGAGAAATTGAAATCGTAAGAGGCGAAGTATACGAAAAAAGAGGTAAATAATAATTTTAGCTACTTTAAAATTATATTATGTTTTAGCAAAGCGTTTATATATAAATAATTAAAGCTAGACATATTAAAACAAAATTAAATAATAGTACAAGCTCAGGAAGAGCGATTCTCATTAAATATTAGCAGGAAGCTAAGTTTTAATGAAGATCGCTCTTTTTTTATTTCGATTTTGTCCCACAACGCACGGCGCAGGGAGTTGAGAGTTGAAAGTGGAGAATTGAGAGTTTAGGAGGTTTTTCTAAAGAAAAACTTATAAATAAACTTAAAATTTTTCATAGAAAAATTAATAATAACTTTCAACTCTCAATTCTCCACTCAACAAAGTTAGTTATCCCGTAAGGGTTTCTATAAATATAAAAAAATAAATTATGGTGGAAAAGGATGTCCACTTTAAAATTCAAGGAGGTATTTTATTATGATAATCAATCACAATATGAACGCAATGAACGCACACAGAAATATGGGAATGAACACTGTTAACAGTGGTAAATCAATGGAAAAATTAAGCTCAGGTTTAAGAATAAATAGAGCTGGAGATGACGCAGCAGGTCTTGCAATCTCTGAAAAAATGAGAGGACAAATTAGAGGTCTTGATCAAGCTCAAAGAAACTCTCAAGATGGTATTTCTTTAATTCAAACAGCAGAAGGTGCTTTAAATGAAACTCACTCAATTCTTCAAAGAATGAGAGAATTATCAGTACAAGGTGCAAATGATACAAATAATGAAAATGATAGAGGTCAAATCCAAAAAGAAATGGATCAATTAAGAAATGAAATTGATAGAATTTCTGATACAACAGAATTTAATACTAAGAAACTTTTAAATGGAGATTCTGATGTAAAAAGCAAATTAGGAACAAATCTTGAAGGTAATATCAAAGTTACAGGAGCATCTGATAAAACAGTAGCTGGTACAGAATTTGCTATAACAAAAGTTGAAGAAGCCACTGCAACAAAAGCGACTACAGAGATAGCAACTAATGCAGATACTAGTGCTAAGATAACTTTAAAAGTAGGAGATAAAAAACTTGAATTAGCATCAGGAACTAAGAAAGAAGATATAGTTAATAAAGTTAATGAATTCTTAAAAAAAGAAGGAATAGATGCAACTGCATCAGCAGAATCAAATAAATTAGTTATAACTTCAAACAAAGTAGGTTCAGATATAAAATTAGGAAAAATAACTGATGATTCAGCAGCAGCAGGAACAGAAAAAGACGCTGTTGTAACTACTGGAAAAAATGCTAAAATTACAGTTGATGGAGTAGCAAATCCAATAGAAGGTAAAGGAAACACTATAGAAATTAATGATGAAATTGCAGGCGCAAAAGGATTAACAATAGATGTTAAAACAGCTGTTGCAACTGCTGATACAACTACTGGTAAAGTAACAATAGACTCTGTTGGAATGAATCTACAAATAGGAGCAAATGAAGGACAAAATATT
It encodes the following:
- a CDS encoding FUSC family protein, encoding MKKKIISQTMLFACILVFIIGFKSAFGDENILIGVTTVTAMLMFLSKDLTLNPVKNTVELIIFNVSMGIITYLASTNMFLAIPLNFLSMFFIAYTLCYNLKSPSYIPFTLQYVFILAFPISADQLPKRLLSLAFGALSIMAIQLIANRNRVYKIGNKLLAKSCSSMLQKIRAIRNGESFEKIDSEIISSINEFRKVVYDKRSEHFYITEESRIKLNISLALEKLNVLLNDINKIKHDSNLEDLSEIEEDIIISIDNAKICFEDESNLENLDKLFNELLEKYKIKDTTNLIILKMLNSLHLLKTSLYELKALDKKKYNLISKEDKIPEQFKIMNVYKKHFTLDSLRFSYAFRLGLGIAIGAFISDYFHLAEGRWIIFTIHSLIQPHYEVSKEKFKYRILSTFVGTAIIATLFYIFKDLTTRTMILMLAGYLNGYVKQYKYSTIFVTISAIGSAALMGGTAVLSVNRILFVIIGSVIALILSKFVLQYRGNDAKRDLIEMNNEVTADLLKSMEELMDGIRPNYNIIRNNILVSTMIEEKLRFNNIDENNEKLMCYIDNQRLLVTNIYDLYTWLVKDNMNKDIINIVKNKDININKKITSLTEKLDSIKELNSKVILVDYIEILNGVNNLNKLEYI
- a CDS encoding carbon storage regulator — its product is MLVLGRKPGEYIVIDNKIKVAVVRTEEGNLRLAIDAPREIEIVRGEVYEKRGK
- a CDS encoding flagellin N-terminal helical domain-containing protein; translation: MIINHNMNAMNAHRNMGMNTVNSGKSMEKLSSGLRINRAGDDAAGLAISEKMRGQIRGLDQAQRNSQDGISLIQTAEGALNETHSILQRMRELSVQGANDTNNENDRGQIQKEMDQLRNEIDRISDTTEFNTKKLLNGDSDVKSKLGTNLEGNIKVTGASDKTVAGTEFAITKVEEATATKATTEIATNADTSAKITLKVGDKKLELASGTKKEDIVNKVNEFLKKEGIDATASAESNKLVITSNKVGSDIKLGKITDDSAAAGTEKDAVVTTGKNAKITVDGVANPIEGKGNTIEINDEIAGAKGLTIDVKTAVATADTTTGKVTIDSVGMNLQIGANEGQNIALSIGNMSSKELGVDSIDVSDAKKSDAAVTTIQSAIDKVSAERSKLGAYQNRLEHTINNLGTSSENLTAAESRVRDVDMAKEMMAFSKNNILSQAAQAMLAQANQQPQGVLQLLR